The following are encoded together in the Mesoterricola sediminis genome:
- a CDS encoding glutathione peroxidase → MPTLHDFSAPSLRGEEVPLSRFAGKVVLVVNTASQCGLTPQYRGLEELHRRLAPEGLAILGFPCNQFGGQEPGDAASIEGGCLLNYGVSFPVFGKVEVNGPGAHPLFQWLTRALPGLLGPRVMWNFTKFLVDREGRPLRRFAPLTAPGRLEGPVRRAILTGA, encoded by the coding sequence ATGCCGACGCTCCACGATTTCTCGGCCCCTTCCCTCCGCGGCGAGGAGGTCCCGCTGTCCCGCTTCGCCGGGAAGGTGGTCCTCGTGGTCAACACGGCCAGCCAGTGCGGGCTGACGCCCCAGTACCGGGGGCTGGAGGAGCTCCACCGGCGCCTCGCCCCCGAAGGCCTCGCCATTCTCGGCTTCCCCTGCAACCAGTTCGGGGGCCAGGAGCCCGGGGACGCGGCCTCCATCGAAGGCGGCTGCCTCCTCAACTACGGGGTGAGCTTCCCGGTCTTCGGAAAGGTCGAGGTCAACGGACCCGGGGCCCACCCCCTCTTCCAGTGGCTGACCCGGGCCCTGCCGGGCCTCCTCGGACCGCGGGTGATGTGGAACTTCACCAAGTTCCTGGTGGACCGGGAGGGGAGGCCCCTCCGCCGCTTCGCCCCCCTCACCGCCCCCGGACGCCTGGAGGGGCCCGTCCGCCGGGCGATCCTGACGGGGGCCTGA
- a CDS encoding protein kinase domain-containing protein, whose translation MFSAHLTSRIQQEAQSRGLLGEPRPGQEGDAAGYQDREAAYWGTELASLLATGQLTESSLHGLAWEAIGGEAGSWADPLFRGPAPMGGLKGLGDRYQDLVRIGEGASAHVFKGMDTLLQRHVAIKALKDPRGPVLVEARAQARVEHPGVCRVYEVGQGYLVMQLVEGPTLAQLAPQLEVREKLRIMRDIALGVHAAHQKGLIHLDLKLNNILMDPHEDGSFHPIVSDFGMVMGASGPSDQGCNLGTPPYTSPEQLAKDPTRLGPATDVYALGVMTYVLLAGRIPFEASDFPGLLRAMAEDPPVPLRTRVPSVDRDLASIVAKCMAKAPGARFASARDLAEELDRYLRGEPLALRGAAPGYRLAKWLRRNRKLQWMGAASLALLLAALGLFLRRLTFVSQQAEWDHHFQKIVGDLGARLDRIHRRPAHDIRGDLDEASTSLGQIEASMGGGGEAAAGPACLALGQAHFMIDPEDPQAAALLQKAWDLGYRTESARAWLTVARLAHYRGAMWSFMPGIQDPANAGRVREIRRQYLDPARAMLKGRSSADQVKLAFLVDLADAQTLDVSNIERQLQIVQAFRAQRPDDLDGQLEEAAALNLKAVLLLMPTYTKPEGGAPPDAPEADACRAKARDLLLRIQRTAPSLPKVYAALAESCLRENTMPTTATAPTLELLSRTETWLRAGLAVRRDDPTLVVLQAQCLARYLLPLRLAAGQDPGPLAEAWLKLRPDPASGPQAKVWKGLRATGATFVRCCRSLGAAPPRALVDALRSQVQEAWSRTAPSDPTTRLDLATTLLDMGEDATPLLEAVHQAPLPAEPPGQYALGRADLRVAEQQWQRGGDPAPWIQRAEAVLEGMPTPSPFRTEFARELLSTQARLIGDEATWRRLRDEVTHMQAPRRGTLDRELTWYIEFQELLARHELTSDLDPGPRLSLVQACLHQPPLNQYALSPDWLTWSATLHLLGARRAPDPGRELGQALDAVDRALVQVLPPSPTARGAAQRSRPERFPDHVAALGRIRLLKAEILVELAGRNTQPQRRAHLAREALAVIQACLAGDPLVARRLAPLAAKARQLSIPLS comes from the coding sequence ATGTTCTCCGCCCACCTCACGTCCAGGATCCAGCAGGAGGCCCAGTCCCGCGGGCTCCTGGGCGAACCGCGCCCGGGCCAGGAAGGGGATGCCGCGGGCTACCAGGACCGGGAGGCCGCCTACTGGGGCACGGAACTGGCCTCTCTCCTGGCCACCGGCCAATTGACCGAAAGTTCGCTCCATGGCCTCGCCTGGGAGGCCATCGGCGGCGAGGCCGGGTCCTGGGCGGACCCGCTCTTCCGGGGCCCCGCGCCCATGGGTGGGCTCAAGGGCCTGGGCGACCGCTACCAGGACCTGGTTCGAATCGGCGAAGGGGCCAGCGCCCATGTCTTCAAGGGCATGGACACCCTCCTGCAGCGCCACGTGGCCATCAAGGCCCTCAAGGACCCGCGCGGCCCTGTCCTCGTCGAGGCCCGGGCCCAGGCGCGGGTCGAGCACCCCGGGGTCTGCCGTGTCTACGAAGTCGGACAGGGCTACCTGGTCATGCAGCTCGTGGAAGGTCCGACCCTCGCCCAGCTGGCCCCCCAGCTCGAGGTCCGGGAGAAGCTCCGGATCATGCGGGACATCGCCCTTGGGGTCCACGCCGCCCACCAGAAGGGCCTCATCCACCTGGACCTGAAGCTGAACAACATCCTCATGGATCCCCACGAGGACGGATCCTTCCATCCGATCGTCAGCGATTTCGGCATGGTCATGGGCGCCTCCGGGCCTTCGGACCAGGGCTGCAACCTCGGAACGCCGCCCTACACCAGCCCTGAGCAGCTGGCCAAGGACCCCACCCGCCTCGGGCCGGCCACGGATGTCTACGCCCTCGGCGTCATGACGTACGTGCTCCTGGCCGGGAGGATCCCGTTCGAGGCCAGCGACTTCCCCGGCCTGCTCCGGGCCATGGCGGAGGATCCCCCCGTCCCGCTGCGGACCCGGGTGCCCAGCGTGGACCGGGATCTCGCTTCGATCGTGGCCAAGTGCATGGCGAAGGCACCCGGTGCCCGGTTCGCCAGTGCCCGGGACCTGGCCGAGGAACTGGACCGCTACCTCCGCGGCGAGCCCCTCGCCCTGAGGGGCGCCGCCCCCGGCTACCGGCTGGCCAAATGGCTCCGCCGGAACCGGAAGCTCCAGTGGATGGGCGCGGCGAGCCTCGCCCTCCTCCTGGCCGCGCTAGGGCTCTTCCTTCGGCGCCTGACCTTTGTCTCCCAACAGGCCGAGTGGGACCACCATTTCCAGAAGATCGTCGGCGACCTCGGCGCGCGCCTGGACCGGATCCATCGGCGTCCGGCCCACGACATCCGCGGGGATCTGGACGAGGCCTCCACCAGCCTGGGGCAGATCGAGGCCTCCATGGGCGGCGGAGGCGAGGCGGCTGCCGGTCCGGCCTGCCTCGCGCTCGGCCAGGCCCACTTCATGATCGACCCCGAGGACCCGCAGGCTGCAGCCCTGCTCCAGAAGGCCTGGGACCTGGGCTACCGCACCGAGAGCGCCCGCGCCTGGCTCACGGTCGCGCGCCTCGCCCACTACCGCGGGGCCATGTGGAGTTTCATGCCGGGCATCCAGGATCCGGCCAACGCGGGCCGGGTGAGGGAGATCCGGCGGCAATACCTGGATCCGGCCCGGGCGATGCTCAAGGGCCGCTCCAGCGCTGACCAGGTCAAGCTCGCCTTCCTCGTGGACCTTGCCGACGCCCAGACCCTCGATGTATCCAACATCGAGCGCCAGCTGCAGATCGTCCAGGCCTTCCGCGCTCAGCGCCCCGACGATCTGGACGGCCAGCTCGAGGAGGCGGCGGCCCTCAACCTGAAAGCGGTCCTCCTGCTGATGCCCACCTACACGAAGCCGGAAGGCGGCGCCCCTCCGGACGCCCCGGAGGCGGACGCCTGCCGGGCCAAGGCCCGGGACCTGCTTCTCCGCATCCAGCGGACTGCCCCCAGCCTCCCCAAGGTCTATGCGGCCCTGGCGGAGAGCTGCCTCCGGGAGAACACGATGCCGACGACGGCCACGGCACCGACGCTCGAACTGCTTTCCAGGACGGAAACCTGGCTAAGGGCGGGCCTCGCGGTGCGCCGGGACGACCCCACCCTGGTGGTCCTCCAGGCCCAGTGCCTGGCGCGGTACCTCCTGCCGCTCCGCCTCGCCGCGGGCCAGGACCCCGGCCCCCTGGCGGAAGCCTGGCTGAAGCTCCGGCCCGACCCCGCCTCCGGACCCCAGGCCAAGGTGTGGAAGGGCCTCCGGGCCACCGGAGCCACCTTCGTCAGGTGTTGCCGGTCCCTGGGCGCCGCCCCTCCGCGGGCCCTGGTCGACGCCCTGCGCAGCCAGGTCCAGGAGGCCTGGTCCCGTACGGCGCCCTCGGACCCCACGACCCGCCTGGACCTGGCCACGACCCTCCTGGACATGGGCGAGGACGCGACCCCCCTCCTCGAGGCGGTGCATCAAGCGCCCCTCCCCGCCGAACCTCCAGGGCAGTATGCCCTCGGCCGAGCCGACCTCAGGGTGGCCGAGCAGCAGTGGCAACGGGGCGGCGATCCCGCCCCCTGGATCCAGCGGGCCGAAGCCGTCCTCGAAGGGATGCCCACCCCCTCCCCCTTCCGGACGGAGTTCGCCCGGGAGCTGCTGAGCACCCAGGCCAGGCTGATCGGCGACGAAGCCACCTGGCGGCGCCTGCGGGACGAGGTGACGCACATGCAGGCGCCCCGTCGCGGGACCCTGGACCGGGAGCTTACCTGGTACATCGAATTCCAGGAGCTCCTCGCCCGGCATGAGCTGACATCGGACCTGGATCCCGGCCCCCGCCTCAGCCTGGTCCAGGCCTGCCTCCACCAGCCTCCCCTCAATCAGTACGCCCTGAGTCCCGACTGGCTCACCTGGTCTGCGACCCTCCATCTCCTGGGCGCGCGCCGGGCCCCCGATCCCGGGCGGGAGCTGGGGCAGGCCCTGGACGCCGTGGACCGGGCCCTGGTCCAGGTGCTCCCGCCGAGCCCCACCGCGCGTGGAGCCGCCCAGCGCTCCCGGCCGGAAAGGTTCCCGGACCACGTGGCCGCCCTGGGCCGGATCCGCCTCCTCAAGGCCGAGATCCTCGTCGAACTGGCCGGCCGGAACACCCAGCCCCAACGGCGGGCCCACCTGGCGCGCGAGGCCCTGGCCGTCATCCAGGCTTGCCTTGCGGGCGATCCCCTCGTGGCGCGGCGCCTGGCCCCCCTGGCCGCGAAGGCCAGACAGTTGTCGATCCCCCTTTCCTGA
- a CDS encoding ABC transporter ATP-binding protein — protein sequence MLEGVECWSHPLVSAQGLTKRFGGTLALDQVSFVLSPGELVGFVGPNGAGKTTTLRILAGMETAFEGGLRLSGKGFAQDRREILARISYLPQDVAFATWRTAGETLLLFGRLSGIPDAALRSQIPTVLRQVGLGGREASRVETLSRGMRQRLGLAQAMLNQPNLMILDEPFNHLDPAGRQHLKSVLAELNEQGVAILFSSHILADVEELMRRVLILKAGRLIYDGGVDALRAGHGNAGVLDIGFTGILAHARLSALNGVARLELTAPNVVRLHVAEEGDVLAVGTALLGQMIAGGHAIRFVKPVVPTLEAIVGGLTDDSVEMEGALPACLS from the coding sequence ATGCTTGAAGGCGTCGAGTGCTGGTCCCATCCCCTGGTCTCGGCCCAAGGGCTGACAAAGCGGTTCGGCGGCACCCTCGCCCTGGATCAGGTCTCCTTCGTCCTGTCCCCGGGCGAACTGGTGGGGTTCGTGGGGCCCAACGGGGCGGGCAAGACGACCACCCTGCGAATCCTGGCGGGCATGGAGACGGCCTTTGAGGGGGGACTTCGCCTTTCTGGCAAGGGGTTCGCCCAGGACCGGCGGGAGATCCTGGCCCGGATCTCGTACCTGCCCCAGGATGTGGCCTTTGCCACCTGGAGGACGGCCGGTGAGACTTTGTTGTTGTTCGGGCGGCTCTCCGGTATTCCCGACGCCGCCCTCCGGTCGCAGATTCCGACGGTCCTCCGGCAGGTCGGTTTGGGGGGCAGGGAGGCCTCGCGGGTCGAGACCCTGTCGAGGGGCATGCGTCAGCGTCTCGGGCTGGCCCAAGCCATGCTGAACCAGCCGAACCTGATGATCCTGGACGAGCCCTTCAATCACCTCGACCCGGCTGGCCGGCAGCATCTCAAGTCGGTGCTCGCGGAGCTGAACGAGCAGGGCGTGGCCATCCTCTTCTCGAGCCATATCCTGGCGGATGTGGAGGAACTCATGCGACGCGTCCTCATCCTCAAGGCGGGCCGTCTCATCTATGATGGCGGCGTCGACGCGCTCCGGGCCGGCCATGGGAACGCCGGCGTCCTGGACATCGGCTTCACCGGGATCCTCGCGCACGCACGGCTGAGCGCGCTGAACGGTGTCGCCCGGCTGGAGCTGACGGCCCCCAACGTGGTGCGCCTGCACGTGGCGGAGGAGGGGGATGTCCTGGCGGTGGGGACGGCGCTGCTGGGGCAGATGATTGCGGGCGGGCACGCCATCCGGTTCGTGAAGCCCGTGGTGCCCACCCTGGAGGCCATTGTCGGAGGGCTGACGGACGATTCGGTCGAGATGGAAGGAGCGTTGCCCGCATGTTTGTCCTGA
- a CDS encoding aminotransferase-like domain-containing protein encodes MRPNDFLLELAGAPGGVLYQRIAQTLQNAILEGRLPRGSALPGSRILADHWHVNRRTVIAALQDLEAQGWLVTRPNSGTFIADEFPSGAAAQVLKTGASDAQVGFDLPSVMQAVSTTVAGDLLLEDGSPDPRLAPADELAKGYQRALRRNGPRILDDRDPQGTPLLREVVAQWLAERHSVAIPPERILITRGSRESLALLATAMMRPGGLAAVEDPGNRAAWTLFQQVGRMDLRPVPVDAEGLLPSALGEVLSRERVRLLYITPRRQFPTTAVLSEARKHEILRLAETYRTAIIEDDYDGEYCFEEGRTAPLLSLDRTGQVIHIGSLSRLLAPGLKMGYMVLPTPLIPYVTKLRRSRSELGDPVLEWAVADLIRDGELIRHLRKVRRIYAERRDILAGLLRERLGDRLDFTVPGGGLSLWVRGRGGTDVEGLVRIARQGGLILNPPSHFGLEKPPAAFRLGFAQADPVELEEAVNRLERASRQLPG; translated from the coding sequence ATGCGTCCCAACGACTTCCTCCTCGAACTCGCCGGCGCCCCGGGGGGCGTCCTCTACCAGCGGATCGCCCAGACCCTCCAGAACGCCATCCTGGAGGGACGGCTTCCCAGGGGATCCGCCCTGCCCGGCTCCCGGATCCTGGCCGACCATTGGCATGTCAACCGGCGGACCGTCATCGCGGCCCTCCAGGACCTCGAGGCGCAGGGATGGCTGGTCACCCGGCCCAACAGCGGTACCTTCATCGCCGATGAATTCCCGTCCGGCGCCGCGGCCCAGGTGCTCAAGACCGGGGCGTCCGACGCCCAGGTGGGCTTCGACCTCCCCAGCGTCATGCAGGCCGTCTCCACCACCGTGGCGGGGGACCTGCTCCTGGAGGACGGATCCCCCGACCCCCGGCTAGCGCCTGCCGATGAGCTCGCGAAGGGCTACCAGCGCGCCCTCCGCCGCAACGGCCCCCGGATCCTGGACGACCGGGACCCCCAGGGAACCCCCCTGCTGCGGGAGGTGGTCGCCCAGTGGCTGGCGGAGCGCCACAGCGTGGCGATTCCCCCGGAACGCATCCTCATCACCCGGGGCAGCCGGGAGTCCCTGGCCCTGCTCGCGACCGCCATGATGAGGCCGGGCGGCCTCGCGGCTGTGGAAGACCCCGGCAACCGGGCTGCCTGGACCCTGTTCCAGCAGGTCGGGCGGATGGATCTCCGGCCTGTGCCCGTCGACGCGGAAGGCCTCCTGCCCTCCGCCCTGGGGGAGGTGCTGAGCCGGGAGCGGGTCCGCCTGCTCTACATCACCCCGCGGCGCCAGTTCCCCACGACGGCCGTCCTGTCCGAGGCGCGGAAGCACGAGATCCTGCGGTTGGCCGAGACCTACCGCACGGCGATCATCGAGGATGACTACGACGGGGAGTACTGCTTCGAGGAGGGCCGCACCGCCCCCCTGCTCTCCCTGGACCGCACGGGCCAGGTCATCCACATCGGCTCCCTGTCCCGCCTCCTGGCGCCCGGCCTCAAGATGGGCTACATGGTGCTCCCGACACCGCTCATCCCTTATGTCACCAAGCTCCGACGGAGCCGGAGCGAACTGGGCGACCCCGTCCTCGAATGGGCGGTGGCCGACCTCATCCGGGACGGCGAGCTCATCCGCCACCTCCGGAAGGTGCGCAGGATCTACGCGGAACGCCGGGATATCCTGGCCGGGCTCCTGCGTGAACGGCTGGGCGACAGGCTGGACTTCACCGTGCCGGGCGGCGGCCTCAGTCTGTGGGTCCGGGGCCGCGGAGGAACGGATGTGGAGGGTCTCGTCCGGATCGCGCGCCAGGGCGGCCTGATCCTCAATCCGCCCTCGCACTTCGGCCTGGAGAAACCGCCAGCCGCCTTCCGGCTGGGGTTCGCCCAGGCCGACCCCGTGGAGCTCGAGGAGGCGGTAAACCGCCTGGAGCGGGCCTCCCGTCAGTTGCCGGGCTGA
- a CDS encoding sensor histidine kinase, with protein MRAHPKDPAVPPRPRGGGTLGAYLLRLVALGMAPLMVVGLGLVWKEARRARANRDAQASAIAHRCMELAEGRLNERIGALAMLAASPAADGPATWPLLYQEALSFRAIFGSHVILADLDRRMRFNTRAPFGSPLPLLPPVKGRAAFPTALASRRPAVSDRLLGPVADELLVTIAVPVLRDGAPVAGLLTTFEIRAFQDCVDRVPLPAGWRLSLVDSTGALIAGDPAPDQDVTRFAATSPLAPWTAVTAVPRAQGRAPALSVLLGLGLGLVAASLVGLGAAAWAARRFGRAVAGMGRGDDAAILPYAGFREISSVQGRLASIEHRFEALFEQAAVGMAMVAPDGRWLRVNRKLCELLGYEPGDLARSSYQALTHPEDLTASTEAVARLMAGESRSESLPKRYLRRDGTWFWAQLTTTLARTPEGDPDYFISVVEDITGRRRAEEEIRALNATLEQRVEEKTAELQAANQELEAFAYAVSHDLRAPLRAMNGFSQALLEDFGEGLAPDARGYLEEIMEASRRMGLLIDGLLDVSRSTRGDLAREDVDLSDLARRILGELQAGDPDRAVAWEVEPGLAAHGDPRLLDVVLRNLLGNAWKYTARTAHPFIRVHGSREDGASWICVTDNGAGFDMAHAARLYKPFQRLHRQDEFQGLGIGLATVQRILRRHGGRIEARSEPGRGAAFRFTLPAPEETTP; from the coding sequence ATGCGAGCCCATCCGAAGGACCCCGCCGTACCGCCCCGGCCCCGGGGCGGGGGGACCCTGGGCGCCTACCTGCTGCGCCTCGTGGCCCTGGGCATGGCGCCCCTCATGGTCGTGGGGCTCGGCCTGGTGTGGAAGGAGGCCCGCCGGGCCCGCGCGAACCGGGACGCCCAGGCCTCGGCCATCGCCCACCGGTGCATGGAACTCGCCGAGGGCCGCCTCAACGAGCGCATCGGCGCCCTCGCCATGCTCGCGGCCTCCCCCGCGGCTGACGGCCCGGCAACCTGGCCCCTCCTCTACCAGGAGGCCCTCAGCTTCCGCGCCATCTTCGGCAGCCACGTGATCCTGGCGGACCTGGACCGCCGCATGCGGTTCAACACGCGCGCCCCCTTCGGCAGCCCCCTCCCCCTCCTCCCCCCCGTGAAGGGCCGCGCGGCCTTTCCGACGGCCCTCGCCTCCCGGCGGCCCGCGGTGAGCGACCGCCTCCTGGGTCCCGTCGCGGACGAACTGCTGGTGACCATCGCCGTGCCCGTCCTGCGCGACGGCGCGCCGGTGGCGGGCCTCCTCACCACCTTCGAGATCCGGGCCTTCCAGGACTGCGTGGACCGGGTCCCCCTCCCCGCGGGGTGGCGCCTCTCCCTGGTGGATTCCACGGGGGCCCTCATCGCCGGCGACCCGGCCCCGGACCAGGACGTCACCCGGTTCGCGGCCACCTCGCCCCTGGCGCCGTGGACGGCGGTGACGGCCGTCCCCCGCGCCCAGGGGCGCGCGCCGGCCCTCTCCGTCCTCCTGGGTCTCGGCCTGGGCCTCGTTGCGGCCAGCCTCGTGGGCCTGGGTGCGGCCGCCTGGGCCGCGCGCCGCTTCGGCCGCGCCGTGGCCGGCATGGGCCGCGGGGACGACGCGGCCATCCTCCCCTACGCGGGTTTCCGGGAGATCTCCTCCGTCCAGGGCCGGCTGGCCTCCATCGAACACCGCTTCGAGGCCCTGTTCGAGCAGGCCGCGGTGGGCATGGCCATGGTCGCCCCCGACGGGCGGTGGCTCCGCGTGAACCGGAAGCTGTGCGAGCTCCTCGGCTACGAGCCCGGCGACCTGGCCCGATCCTCGTACCAGGCCCTCACCCACCCCGAGGACCTGACCGCCTCCACGGAGGCCGTGGCCCGCCTCATGGCCGGAGAGAGCCGCTCGGAAAGCCTCCCCAAGCGCTACCTCCGCAGGGACGGGACCTGGTTCTGGGCCCAGCTCACCACGACCCTCGCGCGGACGCCGGAGGGGGATCCCGACTACTTCATCTCCGTCGTCGAGGACATCACTGGCCGGCGCCGGGCCGAGGAGGAGATCCGGGCCCTCAACGCCACCCTGGAGCAGCGGGTGGAGGAGAAGACCGCGGAACTCCAGGCCGCCAACCAGGAGCTGGAGGCCTTCGCCTACGCCGTCTCCCATGACCTCCGGGCCCCCCTGCGGGCCATGAACGGGTTCAGCCAGGCCCTCCTCGAGGATTTCGGCGAGGGGCTCGCCCCGGACGCCCGCGGGTACCTGGAGGAGATCATGGAGGCCAGCCGCCGGATGGGCCTCCTCATCGACGGCCTCCTGGACGTGTCCCGGAGCACCCGGGGCGACCTGGCCCGGGAGGACGTGGACCTCAGCGACCTCGCGCGGCGGATCCTCGGCGAGCTCCAGGCCGGCGACCCGGACAGGGCCGTCGCCTGGGAGGTCGAGCCGGGCCTCGCCGCCCACGGGGACCCGCGCCTCCTCGACGTCGTCCTCCGCAACCTCCTGGGCAACGCCTGGAAGTACACCGCCCGGACGGCCCATCCCTTCATCCGGGTCCACGGATCCCGGGAGGACGGGGCCTCCTGGATCTGCGTGACGGACAACGGGGCCGGTTTCGACATGGCCCACGCGGCCCGCCTCTACAAGCCCTTCCAGCGCCTCCACCGCCAGGACGAGTTCCAGGGCCTCGGCATCGGACTCGCGACGGTCCAGCGCATCCTGCGCCGCCACGGCGGCCGGATCGAGGCCCGCAGCGAACCCGGACGGGGGGCGGCCTTCCGCTTCACCCTGCCCGCCCCGGAGGAGACGACCCCATGA
- a CDS encoding response regulator, with translation MNPRHILLVEDNPQDERLTLRSLAKAHLANAVQVVRDGQQALDFLFREGEFAGRPGTDQPAVVLLDLGLPKVSGLEVLERLRSDARTRLIPIVILTSSDEEQDRLQSYRMGANSFVRKPVDFAAFADAVARLGLYWMALNEPPEAN, from the coding sequence ATGAACCCCCGCCACATCCTCCTGGTCGAGGACAACCCCCAGGACGAGCGCCTCACCCTGCGCTCCCTGGCCAAGGCCCACCTCGCCAATGCCGTCCAGGTGGTCCGGGACGGCCAGCAGGCCCTGGACTTCCTGTTCCGCGAGGGCGAGTTCGCGGGCCGGCCCGGGACGGACCAGCCCGCCGTGGTCCTCCTCGACCTGGGCCTGCCCAAGGTGAGCGGCCTGGAGGTCCTGGAGCGGCTCCGGTCCGACGCCCGCACCCGCCTCATCCCCATCGTGATCCTCACCTCCTCCGATGAGGAGCAGGACCGCCTCCAGAGCTACCGCATGGGCGCCAACAGCTTCGTCCGGAAGCCCGTGGATTTCGCCGCGTTCGCGGACGCCGTCGCCCGCCTCGGCCTCTACTGGATGGCCCTCAACGAACCCCCGGAGGCGAACTGA